The following DNA comes from Mycolicibacterium aromaticivorans JS19b1 = JCM 16368.
TTCCTCGGCTCGCACGTCACCCGGCAGCTGGTCGCCGACGGGCATCAGGTGCGAGTCATGGTGCGTCCGAACGCGTCCACCATCTCCATCGACGACCTCGACGTGCAGCGCTTCGTCGGCGACATCTGGGACAACGACGTGCTGCGCGAGGCGATGGCCGGCGTCGACGACGTCTACTACTGCGTGGTCGACGCTCGAGGCTGGCTCAGCGATCCGGCACCGCTGTTCCACACCAACGTCGAGGGCACGCGAAATGTCCTGGATGTGGCCAGAACCGCTGGCCTGCACCGCTTCATCTTCACCAGCAGCTACGTGACCGTCGGGCGCCGTCGCGGCCGTACGGTCACCGAAGCCGACATCATCACCGACCGCGGACTCACCCCGTACGTCCGGTCCCGGGTGCAGGCCGAAGAACTGGTGCTGCGGTACGCCCGCGAACACGGCCTGCCCGCGATCGCCATGTGCGTATCCACGACCTACGGCGGCGGCGACTGGGGGCGAACCCCGCACGGCGCCATCATCGCCGGGGCAGCCTTCGGCAAGCTGCCGTTCGTGATGGGCGGTATCGAACTCGAGGCCGTCGGCGTCGACGACGCTGCCCGCGCGATGATCCTGGCCGCCGAGCGCGGCCGGGTCGGGGAGCGCTATCTGATCTCGGAGAAGATGATCAGCAACGCCGAAGTGGCCCGCATCGCGGCCCTGGAGGCGAACATGCCGCCGCCGACGAAGACGATCCCGCTGCCGCTCGCCTATGCGCTGGCCGCGCTGGGCACCGCCAAAGCCCGGCTGCAGAAGACCGACGAGAAATTGTCGCTGGGCTCGCTGCGGTTGATGCGCGCGGAGGGACCGCTGGATTGCAGCAAGGCCGTCCAGGAATTGGGCTGGCAGCCGCGGCCCGTCGAGGAATCCATCCGCGAAGCCGCGCGCTTCTGGGTCGGGTTGCGCGAGGCAAAACGGCAGGCGAAGGCAAGCCGGTCGGAGTGATCGGGCTCGGAATGATCGGGCACTGAACCCGCCCGCGGGCGAATACGTGTCCCGCGTATGACGCCACGCATCTTCGCCTTGTCCGTCGCCATCGCATTCGCTGCTGTTCTCCTGGTGGCGGCGTGCTCGGCGGGAACCACAGCCTCACCGTCGTCCGCTCCGCCCGCGGCCGGCCCGACGATCAGCATCGCCGACATGAAATTCAGCTCGCCCGGCCCGGTTTCGCCCGGCGCCACCGTCACGGTCACCAATGCCGACGGCGTAGAGCACACCGTCACCGCCGACTCCGGCTCCGGCTTCAACGTCGAGGTCGGCGAGAAGGGGACGGCCACCTTCACCGCGCCCAGCACGCCGGGAACCTACCCCTACCACTGCACCTATCACCCGGCGATGCACGGACAACTCGTCGTTCAGTGAGGGCGGTCAACGGTCATGGCGTGCCGCTAGATTCTTGCCATGGCCACAATCAACGGCGCCGTGTCGCACTGGTTCACCGAGCTTCCCCCGCCGCGTCCCGCCCTACCCGGTGACCGCGACGCCGACGTCTGCATCGTCGGTGCGGGCTACACGGGGCTGTGGACCGCCTACTACCTGAAGAAAGCCGACCCCTCGCTGCGGATCGTGGTGTTGGAGGCCCGGTTCGCCGGGTTCGGCGCCTCCGGGCGCAACGGCGGCTGGCTGTCCGGCCTGGCACCCGGCCACCGCGGGCTGCTGGCCAAGAAGTACGGCCGCTCCAACGTCGTCGCCTGGCAGCAGACCCTCAATGCCGCCGTCGACGAGGTGATCGAGGTGGCATCCCTCGAAGGCATCGAGGCCGACATCGTCAAGGGCGGCAATCTCGAGGTGGCCCGAAACCCCTCGCAGGCCCGCCGACTGCGCGCCGCGGCCGACGAGGACCGCGAGTGGGGCACCGACGGCATCGAACTGCTGACCGCCGCCGAAGCAGCCGAGCGGATCAGGGTGGACGGCCTGGTGCTCGGGATGTTCAACCCGCACTGCGCCCGTATCCAGCCGGCCAAGCTGGCCCGCGGCCTCGCCGACGTCGTGGAGCGCCTCGGTGTCACGATCCATGAACAGACCCCGGTGAGCGCGATCAGCCCGGGCCGCGCGGAAACCCCGCGCGGCGTGGTGCGCGCGCCGATCGTGCTGCGGGCCACCGAGGGCTTCACCGCCCGGATGCGCGGATTGCGGCGGCGCTGGCTGCCGATGAACAGCGCGATGATCGCGACCGAGCCGATGTCCGACGACCTCTGGGCGACTATCGGCTGGGCGGGCCGGGAAACGCTGGGCGATCTGGCGCACGGGTTCTTCTACGCTCAGCGCACCGCCGACAATCGGATCGCGATCGGCGGCCGGGCGGTGCCGTATCGCTACGCCTCCCGTATCGACAACGACGGTGCGGTCGGCGCGGTCACCATCGCCTACCTCACCGGGGTGCTCAACACCGCGCTGTCGCAGACCCGCGGGGTGCCGATCGCCCACGGCTGGTGCGGCGTGCTGGGCGTCCCCCGGGACTGGTCAGCCGGAGTCAGCCTCGATCCGGCCACCGGGCTCGGCGAGGCGGGCGGCTACGTCGGCCACGGTGTGACGGCGACCAACCTGGCCGGCCGGACGCTGACCGACCTGGTGCTCAAACGGTCCACTCCGTTGACCGCGCTGCCCTGGGTCGGTCACCACTCGGCCACCTGGGAGCCCGAGCCGTTTCGCTGGCTCGGGGTACGTGGCATGTACACCGCCTACAAGCTGGCCGACCGGCACGAAGACGGCGGGCGGCCGTCGACCTCGCCGATCGCCGTGATCGCGGATGCGATCGCCCGGCGGCCCTGACGCCACGCGATCTAACGTGGGAATCGTGAGTGCACGGCGGTGTTGCACCAACTACGCCGACTCCGGAGGAGACACCGATGAGCACACGTGAGATCAAGCAGCCGACCGCCGATCACCCGATCACGATCAGCCCGACCGCCGGCCGGGTGCAGGTCCGGGTCAACGGCGAACTCGTCGCCGACACCCGCGCCGCGCTCGGTCTGGCCGAATCCACCTATCCCGTGGTGCAGTACATCCCGCTCGGCGATGTCGACCCGGCGGTACTGGCCTGCACCGACACTCGCACCTACTGCCCGTATAAGGGCGAGGCCAGCTACTACAGCGTCACCGCGGGGGACGTGACGGTCGAGGACGCGATCTGGACCTACAAGGAGCCCTACCCGGCGGTCGCCGCGATCGCGGGACACATCGCGTTCTACCCGAACAAGGCCGACATCAGCGTCGCGCCGGACTGACAGGTGCCCCCGGACTCGGTGCGGGAGCGCATCCTGACTTTCCCCGGGCCGGCCAGCCCGGGTTTGACGCTGGCGCCGCAACGCCGCGGGCCCGGTGATCCGTGCTACCAGCTCGACGCCGAGCGAGCGATCTGGCGCACGAGCCTGCAAGCCAGCGGGCCGGTGACAGCCCGGATCTATCGCACCGCTCCCGACACGGTCGGGTGCCGGGCGTGGGGTGACGGCGCCGACGAGTTCATCGAGGCGCTGCCCGCTCTGCTGGGCGTCGACGACGACCCTGGCGGCTACCGCCCGCGGCACCCGGTCATCCAGGCCGCCGTCAAGCGGGTGCCCCATCTGCGCCTCGGCCGCACCGCACGGGTGCTCGAGGCGTTGATCCCCGCGGTGATCGAGCAACGCGTGCCGGGCGCCGACGCATTTCGGGCCTGGCGGCTGCTGGTCACCAAGTTCGGCAGCCCCGCGCCGGGCCCCGCGCCTGCACGGATGCGGGTGCCGCCGGCCGCTGACGTCTGGCGGCGCATCCCGTCGTGGGAGTTCCACCGCGCCAACGTCGATCCAGGCCGCGCCCGCACCATCATCGGATGCGCACAGCGCGCGGACGCGCTGGAACGGTTGTCGGGCCGGCCCACGACCGCGGCCCGCGACGCGCTCACCACGCTGCCGGGCGTTGGGGTCTGGACGGCGGCCGAAACCGCGCAACGCGCTTTCGGTGACACCGATGCGCTGTCGATCGGGGACTACCACATTTCGAAGATGGTCGGCTGGACGCTGATCGGCACCCCCGTCGACGACGCAGGCATGGTGGAGTTGCTGGAGCCGGAACGTCCGCAGCGGTACCGCGCGATCCGGTTGCTCGAAGCCAGCCGGCTTGCGTACAAGCCGCGGTTCGGCGCACGGCTGCCGGTGCAGCACATCAGTAATTTGTGACGCAGCTCTTACATCCGGTTACCACCACGGCAACCCGGGTATGTGGCGGACGAGAAGCCAGCGCGCGAAAGGAGCCAGTGATGCGTGCCAAGTTCACCGTCCCCGGAATGACCGAAGCCAAGGCTCGTAAGGTGACCGATCTCCTGCAGAAGCAGTTGAGCACCTACAACGACCTACACCTCACGCTGAAGCATGTGCACTGGAATGTGGTCGGCCCCAACTTCATCGGCGTGCACGAGATGATCGACCCGCAGGTCGATCTGGTGCGTGGCTATGCCGACGAAGTCGCCGAACGGATCGCGACTCTGGGCGCGTCGCCGCAGGGCACCCCGGGTGCGATCCTCAAGGACCGCACATGGGACGACTACAGCGTCGGGCGCGACACCGTGCAGGCCCACCTGGCCGCAGTCGATCTGGTGTACGACGGCGTCATCGAGGACCTGCGCAACAACATCGAGGCAACCGAGGAACTCGACCCGGTTACCCAAGACATCCTCATCGGCCACGCCGCCGAACTGGAGAAATTCCAGTGGTTCGTGCGAGCCCACCTCGAAAATGCCGGGGGCACTTTGTCCCACGAGGGCAAGTCGACGGAGAAGGGCGCGGCCAAGGCTGCGAAGGCGAAAAGCTAGGCCTTCGACTCCAGCGCGTCGTCGCGGACCGGACGGTCCGCAAGCTCCTCGGCGCGGCCGAACAGCAGCGGGTAGAGCGCACCCGCCAGGGCCGCGCCGGCGAGCGGCGCCAGCCAGAACACCCAGAGCTGGGCAGGTGCGCCGTTGCCGTTGAAGAACGCGACACCCATCGAGCGGGCCGGGTTCACCGACGTGTTCGAGATCGGGATCGAGATCAGGTGGATGAGCGTCAGCATCAAGCCGATTGCCAAACCCGCGAAGCCTTTTGGTGCCCGGTCGTCGGTGGCGCCCAGGATCACCAGCAGGAACAGGAAGGTCAGAAGCGCCTCGGCGATCACTACCGCGGCCAGCGAGTAGTGGAACGGTGAATGCTCACCGAATCCGTTGGCGGCCATGTGGCCGGTCGGCGTGAAACCGGCTCTGCCCTTGGCGATCCAGTAGATCACCGCGCCGGCGGCCAGGCCACCGACAACCTGCACCGCCCAGTACGCCGGTAGCGCCTTCCACTCGACGCGCCGTGCCAGGGCCGCGCCGAACGTGACTGCCGGGTTGAAGTGGCCACCCGAAATCGTTCCGAACGCATAGACGCCCACCAGCACGGTGAGGCCGAAAGCCAGCGAAACGCCGAGGAATCCGATGCCGACGGAATTGTCTTCAGCGGGGTCCGCGGCGAATACCGCTGCTCCGCAACCTCCGAAAACCAACACGAATGTGCCGATGAATTCTGCGGCCAGCCGGTGCGCCATCGTTGGAGCTCTCACTGGTTAACCCTTCTTGTCGGTCGGGTCCATCTCCTTGATGATCGCAGGGCGCAGCCCACGAAAGCATCGAACTTTGCTGAATCGTGTTGAGACGGTGACCTGCTAGCCGGTGAAGTCGTCGCGCGGCCGAGGCACCTCGTGCGCCGAATCGGCCACCCGCTGGGCGCCGGCGCTGTCTCGATTGAGTCGCTGTGCCTTGTAGATCGATACCGGCGTGCGTGAGATGAGGAGGTAAGCGATCCCGACCGCGACGAGGGCGCACGGTATGACCGAGAAGGAACCGGTCATTTCCGCGACCATGATCATCACGGCAAGTGGTGCGTGAGCGACGCTTCCGAAGCACGCCATCATGCCGACCACCACAAAGAGACCGGGGCTGGCGGGTAGGCCCGGCAGCCCGATGTCGTGCCCGAGCCGCCAGATCGCGGCGCCGACGAATGCGCCGATCACGACACCGGGGCCGAAGATGCCTCCGGAACCGCCGGTGCCGATCGACAACGACGTTGCGATGATCTTGGCGAGCGGAAGCAACAGCACGATCCACAGCGGGATGGACAGCAGAGTGCTTGTGTCGGAGGCTTTTTGCGCCCATCCGTATCCGCTTGCAAGTACCTGCGGGATGGCGAGTGCGAGGAGCCCGACGAGGAGTCCGCCGACCGCCGGCTTTATGACCTTGTTGCCCGGTAGCTTGGCGGTCACCGAGACGGTGCCGTAGAAGATTCGTGCGTAGAGGTATCCGAACGCCGCGGCGACGATGCCCAGTACGACGAACCAGATGAGGATCGCCGGTTGATGGAATCGGAAGTCGGAGGCCACGTAGCCGAACAGCGGCTCGAATCCGAGGATCGATCCGAACACGGAGAATGCAGTGGCCGAGGTGATGAATCCCGGGACCAGAACCTTGTAGTCGAAGTCCTCGCGATAGACGATCGAGGCTGCGAGTACGGCGCCTCCGAGTGGCGCCCCGAAGATCGCGCCGATCCCCGATCCGATGCCGAGCGATACGGCGATCCGTCCGTCGTCATCGCTGAGGTTGAGCCAACGCGTCATCAGCGAGCCGAAGCCGGCCGAGATTTGTGCGGCGGGTCCTTCCCGCCCGCCGGAACCTCCAGAACCGATCGTCAACGCGCTGGCGATCGTCTTCACCACGATCGTCCGGCCCCTGATCGTCCGAGGGTCGGTGTGGACCGCCTCGATTGCAGAATCTGTTCCGTGGCCCTCGGCTTCAGGGGCGAATCTGGCCACGATCCACGCCGAAACCAGCGCGCCGCCGAAGGTCACCAGCGGTATGGCCCAAGGACGGACGAAGCCGGGTGATCCCGGCTGGCCGCCGTCGCCGACCGGCTTGGGGATCTGATAGCCGCCGACATAACCGAGCAGAAATTGGCCGGTGTAGTCGAGCGCGAGATAGAAGGTGACGGCTCCCAGTCCGGCGATGACGCCGATAGAGATGCCGAGGATCAACCATTTCCGTAGATAGCCGGACCGGCGAATGAAAGCGCCCAACGGTCCGCCCGGTTCGACGTCACGATTCTGACGCGGCCGCGGCATGGTGTGAGGCTAGCAGGCTTAGTGGACCGCTGACGCGAATCCAGCCGCGATCTCACGAATCACATTGCAGATCAATGGATATCGATCGCACCACGTCCTTGTCGGGGAGCCATTTGCGATTGACCGGCCCGTTCAGGCCGAGCGTCGCGGCGACAGCTCGATTAGGAAGCAGTGTGCAACTATTCCATACTGCATGAGTGCCTGATGGACTCGGAATGCCGCGAAGAATCCCGATGGCTAGTCGCAACGTGGTGGTCGGCTGGCTGCGCGACAGTCCGTCGGCGCTGGTGGCCCTTGCGGTAGCCGTCGGCGCGGTAACGGGTCTGGGTGCGGTTGGGTTCAGGTACCTGATCACCTTTTTCACCAGGATGTTCACCGGTTACGACGACTATTCCGGACTGGGGCGGATACCGAGTGCGCATTGGCCGGGTCTGGGTATCTGGTTCCTGCTCCTGACCCCCGTGATCGCGGGGGCGATCTATGGCCCCATCGTGCACAAGTTTGCACCGGAGGCGCGTGGGCACGGGGTGCCCGAAGTGATGTATGCCGTCAGCCACAAGGGTGGCCGCATTGCGCCGCAGGTCAGCCTGGTCAAGGCGCTGGCCTCGGCGTTGTGCATCGGCGGCGGTGGGTCGGTCGGTCGGGAAGGGCCGATCGTGCAGATCGGCTCGGCGGCCGGCTCCACGATCGCCCAGATCCTTCGGCTCGACACCCCACGGGTCCGGCTTCTGGTCGCTTGCGGGGCCGCGGCCGGAATCTCGGCAACCTTCAACGCGCCGCTGGCCGGTCCGTTCTTCGCCATGGAACTCATCCTTCGGGACTTCGCCGCCCAGTCGTTCGGCGCGGTCGTGCTGTCGAGTGTCACCGCTGATGTCGTGGGTCGGGCCATGCTGGGCAACCAGCCGTTTCTCTCGCTGCCGTCGTTCGCCGTGCACAGCGTGTCCGAATACTTCCTTTATGCGGCGCTCGGCGTAGCGGTCGGCGTGGTCGGAGTGGCGTTCTCGAAGATCCTCTACCGCGTGGAAGACCTGTGCGACTGGTTGTGGCGTGGGCCGGAATGGGCCAGACCCGCGGTCGGTGGGCTGCTCCTCGGCGGCGTTCTGCTGGCTCTGCCTCAGATGTATGGCGTCGGCTATCCAGTCCTGGAGAACGCGGTCGAAGGCCGGTATGTCATCGGTATGTTGCTGCTCCTCATGGTGGGCAAGATGTTCGCGACCAGCCTCACCATCGGGATCGGCGGCTCCGGCGGAGTTTTCGCGCCGACCCTCTTCGTCGGCGCCATGGCGGGCACAGCGTTCGGCACAGTGGCCCATAGCCTTTTTCCAACGCTCACCGAAAGCGCGGGGGCATACGGCTTGATCGGGATGGGCGCAGCCCTGGCCGGCGCGACACGAGCGCCGATCACCGCTGTCGTGATCCTGTTCGAACTCACCGGCGAGTACTCGATCATCCTGCCGCTGATGGCAGCGGTGGTAATGGCTGCCGGCACAGCACATCTGCTGTCGAAGGACACCATCTACACGGCCAAGCTGTGGCGTCGGGGCGTCGATCTCGACAAGCCGCCGGCCGAACTGCCCGACCTGCGTGCGGCGGATCTCGCTGTTCCCGCGCCCGAGCCGCTGGCGGTGGACAGTTCGATGACCGCCGCCGCCAAGGCGCTGTCGCAGACGACGTTCGGCATGTTGCCCGTGGTGACCAACGACGGGCAGTACGCCGGATGTGTCACCGCCCAGGACGTGGCCGAGGCGCTTGATGAGGCGGATGCCCCCACCACGGTGTCGGACTTGGTCAAGCCGGTGGCCGCCATAGCTTCTGACGCCGATGTCCGCCGTATCCTCGATGCGCTCAAGGGTCGAGGAGGCAGTGGTCTGCCCGTGCTGGACCCGGACCGAACCTGCCTTGTCGGATGGGTCACCTATGAGGCGGTGCTCGCCCGGCTGCACCCGTAAACCGGGTCAGGCCCGCCCGGGGCCGTGCGCAGCGCTGCTGCTGATCGACTTCTACTCACCTGATGAATCCGAGCCTGCCCGCGGTGTGACGTAGCGCTCTTGCATATACCGGTAGGGGTATATACCGTGGATAGCGGGATACCCCCCCTGGTATAACTTCGGAAGGGCCGGTGAATGCGATGGTGGCGTTGACGGTGGCACTGGCGGTTGCGGTCGGCATCTCTCTGGGGCTGCTCGGAGGCGGCGGTTCGATCCTCACGGTGCCGCTACTGGCCTACGTGGCCGGCATGGACGCCAAGCACGCCATCGCGACGTCACTGCTGGTGGTCGGCGTGACCAGTGCCGTGGGAGCGATCTCACATGCCCGCGCCGGGCGGGTGCAGTGGCGAACCGCCCTGCTGTTCGGCTCGACGTCCATGGTGGGTGCCTACAGCGGGGGGCAACTGACCCGGTTCATCTCCGGTGACGCGCTGCTTGTGGCGTTCGCGGTGATCATGGTGGTCACCGCGATCGCGATGCTGCGCGGTCGCAGAACGCCGACCGCCACTGCGCATACCGGCGCTGCACTGCTCGCCAAGACCGCCGCCCTGGGCCTCGGTCTGGGTCTGGTCACAGGAACCGTCGGTGCCGGGGGCGGATTCCTGGTGGTTCCGGCGCTGGTGCTGCTCGGCGGGCTGGCGATGCCTGCCGCCGTGGGAACGTCGCTCGCGGTCATCGCGATGAACTCATTCGCCGGTCTGGCCGGCTACCTGTCGGTCGTGCAGATCGACTGGGCCACGGCACTCATGGTGACCGCCGCCGCCGTCGTCGGCGCACTGATCGGTTCGAGGTTCGCCGCGAAGGTCAACCCCGAGGTACTGCGCAAGGCATTCGGCTGGTTCGTCCTGATCATGGCCTCGGTCATCCTTGGCCAACAGCTCGATCCGATCGTCGGCTACGTCGGCGTCGCGCTCACCGGTGTTGTACCCGCATTCATGTTCGCGTGCAACCACATTGCCGCGTGCCCCCTGCACGGCCTGCTGGCCCGAACCACGGCTGCGGCCGGCTCAAGCTGATCGTCCCGGAGAAAGGAACCGCAATGAAATTCATTCAGTACTACCTGGACTGCCTGTCGCATGCGTCTTACCTGATCGGTGACGAATCCACGGGCCGTGCCGTCGTCGTCGATCCACAGCGCGATGTGTCCGAGTATCTCTCCGACGCCGAAGAACTCGGCATGCGAATCGAACTCGTCATCGAGACGCACTTCCATGCCGACTTCCTGTCCGGCCACCTGGAATTGGCCAAGGCCACCGGTGCCAAGATCGTCTACTCCTCGGTCGCGGAAGCGGAATTCGACTTCATGGGCGTCGCTGACGGCGAGCGCTACTCCCTGGGCGAGGTGCAGTTGGAGTTTCGGCACACCCCGGGGCATACCCCCGAGTCGTTGAGCATCGTGGTCTACGAGCATTCCGGCGACACCGAGCCCTACGGCGTGCTGACCGGCGACACCTTGTTCATCGGCGATGTGGGTCGTCCCGACCTGCTGGCGTCCATCGGATTCAGCCGTGAGGAACTTGCCGACAAGCTGTACGACTCGCTGCACGACAAGTTGATGACGCTGCCAGATTCCACCCGGGTCTATCCGGCGCACGGGGCGGGATCGGCATGCGGTAAGAATCTTTCGACCGATCTCTGGTCGACCATGGGTGAGCAGCGGATGACGAACTACGCGCTGCGAGCGCCCGACAAGGCGACCTTCATGGACCTCGTCACCGCGAACCAACCACCAGCGCCGGGCTACTTCGTCTACGACGCCATCCTCAACCGCAAGGATCGCGACCTGCTGGACGAGACAAAGCCACCGCGCTCGATGACGTATGCCGAGGTGCGTGCGGCAGTGGCGGGCGGAGCGGTTCTGGTCGACGGACGTGCGCCCGAGGAGTTCGCGCTGGGTCACCTGCGCGGCGCCGTCAACATCGGATTGGACGGCCGCTACGCCGAATTCGCCGGCTCGGTGGTCAAACCCGACAACGACATCGTGTTGATGACGGAGCCGGGTCAGGAGCTGGAAGGGAAAAACCGCTTGGCCCGAATCGGTTTCGACCGGGTCATCGGCTACCTCGCCGCGCCGTACGAGGTGATGTTCACCCATCGCGACGACGTCGAGGTGGCGTCCCGGCTGACTGCCAGTGGACTCGGGGATCGCATCGCCGAGGTGCCGGAGCTGCAACTGGTCGACGTCCGCAATCCGGGCGAAGCGGCCGCCGGCATGGTGAGTGGCGCGGTCAACATCCCGGTGGGCCAGCTGCCCGACCGGGTGGGCGAGCTCAACCCCCACAAGCCCACCGTCGTGTATTGCGCCGGCGGCTATCGGTCCTCGGTCGCGGCCAGCCTGCTCCGCAACCGCGGATTCGATGACGTCAGTGATCTGCTCGGCGGCTACACCGCGTGGGACGACGTCGTACAGAAAGCATGACGTTCAGAAAGCCTGATGTTCAGAAAGCCTGACGTTCAGAACGTCTGAAGCGAAAGGGAATTCGACATCCGTCACGGCTAAGCATCAGGTCGGCATGAAAGGCCCTGTCTGACCGCAGCCGGATCAGGCGTCGAGGTCTTGCTGCACCAGCTCGGCGATCGCCTTGCAGGCGGCTTCGTCCTCGGAGGCGACGGTCACCTGTGCGCCGTTGCCTGCGCCCAGGGTCATGATCATCAGTGCCGAACCGGCGTCCACCGGCTCGCCGCCGTCCACCGCCAACGTCACCGGAACTCCGGCGTTGACAGCGGCTTCCGAGATGATCGCTGCGGGGCGGGCGTGCAATCCGATCGCCGAGCCGACGATGACGGTCTTGGTGTGCATGAGACTCCTTTGTTTCGTTTGTCGTACTTCGTTGACTAGGCGATCGCCGGAGCGGCGGTCGCCTTACGGATGAACTGCTTGGCGGCGACGACGGCGACCCCGCCGACAGCGGTGCCCGCGGCCAGCGCGACCAGGAACCACACCAGGTTGCCGATCGCGAAGAACACGAAGATACCGCCGTGAGGTGCCTTCAGGGTCACATCGAAGGCCATGACCAGCGCGCCGGTGACGGCGCCGCCGGCCATCATCGACGGGATGACCCGCAGCGGATCGGCTGCGGCGAACGGGATGGCGCCCTCGGAGATGAACGAGGCGCCCAACAGCCAAGCGGCACGGCCATTCTCGCGCTCGGGCTCGCTGAACAGACCCGGCCGGATTGTGGTGGCCAGCGCCATCGCCAGCGGCGGCACCATACCGGCGGCCATCACCGCGGCCATGATGCGCAGCGACGCCGGATCGGCGACGTTGAGCCCGGCGGTGGCGAAGGCGTACGCCGCCTTGTTGACCGGGCCGCCGAGATCGAAGCACATCATCAGGCCGAGGATCACCCCGAGCAGAATCACCGAGGCCCCGGTGAGGCCATTGAGCCAGTTGGTCAGCCCCGAGGTGATCGCGGCCAGCGGGCGGCCCAACAGCAGGAACATCAGCAGGCCGACCACCAGCGATGCGCCCAGCGGAATGATCACTACCGGCATCAGACCGCGTGCCCACTGCGGCACGTTCACCTTGCTGATCCACAGTGCCGCGAAGCCGGCGATCAGGCCGCCGACGATGCCGCCGATGAAGCCGCCGCCGACGAACACCGCGACCGCGCCCGCGGTGAATCCGGGTGCGAGACCAGGCCGGTCGGCGATGGCGAACGAGATATACCCGGCCAGGGCGGGGACCAGGAAGCTGAACGCCAGACCGCCCAGGGTGAACAACACCGCACCGAGGTACTGGGTGAAGCCCCCGCTGGGCAGGTTGGTCAGCGAGTTGGTGGTGGCGATCAGGTTGCCCAGCGACTTGGTGGCGCCGTGCGGGGTGTTGGCGATGTCGTAGCCGGCGAACAGGAATCCCAGCGCGATCAGCAGACCGCCGGCGGCGACGAACGGGATCATGTAGCTGACGCCGGTCAGCAGGATCTGCCGGATCCGGGTGCCCCAGCCGACCCCGCCGGCGGGTGCATCGCCGCTCGCGGCGGCTGCGCTGCCCTCGACTCGTGCGGCCTTCGGGTTATCCGCGGCGGCAACAGCTTCCGCGATCATCGTGTCGGGTTCGTTGATGGCCCGCTTGACGCCGGAGGCGATCACCGGCTTGCCGGCGAACCGCTGCCGGTCCTTGACGCCGACGTCGGTGGCGAAGATGACGGCGTCGGCGGCGCTGATGGTCTGCGCACTCACCGGGGTGCTGCCCGAGGAGCCCTGGGTCTCCACGGTGAGGTTCACCCCCGCGCGTTCGGCGGCAAGCTTGAGGGCGTCGGCGGCCATGTAGGTGTGGGCGATTCCGGTCGGGCATGCGGTGATGGCGATGATCGACTTCGACTGCGCGGCAGGGGCTGTAGCGGCCGGCGCGGGCGCCGGCTTGGCGTTGTCGGGGTTGACCACCCCGTCGACCAGTCCCACCACGTCGTCGGCAGACTTCGCGTCCCGCAGCGACTGCACGAAGTCGGGGCGAACCAGCGCACGTGCCAGGCTGGACAGCAGCTTCATGTGCTCGGCGCCGGCACCG
Coding sequences within:
- a CDS encoding MBL fold metallo-hydrolase, encoding MKFIQYYLDCLSHASYLIGDESTGRAVVVDPQRDVSEYLSDAEELGMRIELVIETHFHADFLSGHLELAKATGAKIVYSSVAEAEFDFMGVADGERYSLGEVQLEFRHTPGHTPESLSIVVYEHSGDTEPYGVLTGDTLFIGDVGRPDLLASIGFSREELADKLYDSLHDKLMTLPDSTRVYPAHGAGSACGKNLSTDLWSTMGEQRMTNYALRAPDKATFMDLVTANQPPAPGYFVYDAILNRKDRDLLDETKPPRSMTYAEVRAAVAGGAVLVDGRAPEEFALGHLRGAVNIGLDGRYAEFAGSVVKPDNDIVLMTEPGQELEGKNRLARIGFDRVIGYLAAPYEVMFTHRDDVEVASRLTASGLGDRIAEVPELQLVDVRNPGEAAAGMVSGAVNIPVGQLPDRVGELNPHKPTVVYCAGGYRSSVAASLLRNRGFDDVSDLLGGYTAWDDVVQKA
- a CDS encoding chloride channel protein codes for the protein MPRPRQNRDVEPGGPLGAFIRRSGYLRKWLILGISIGVIAGLGAVTFYLALDYTGQFLLGYVGGYQIPKPVGDGGQPGSPGFVRPWAIPLVTFGGALVSAWIVARFAPEAEGHGTDSAIEAVHTDPRTIRGRTIVVKTIASALTIGSGGSGGREGPAAQISAGFGSLMTRWLNLSDDDGRIAVSLGIGSGIGAIFGAPLGGAVLAASIVYREDFDYKVLVPGFITSATAFSVFGSILGFEPLFGYVASDFRFHQPAILIWFVVLGIVAAAFGYLYARIFYGTVSVTAKLPGNKVIKPAVGGLLVGLLALAIPQVLASGYGWAQKASDTSTLLSIPLWIVLLLPLAKIIATSLSIGTGGSGGIFGPGVVIGAFVGAAIWRLGHDIGLPGLPASPGLFVVVGMMACFGSVAHAPLAVMIMVAEMTGSFSVIPCALVAVGIAYLLISRTPVSIYKAQRLNRDSAGAQRVADSAHEVPRPRDDFTG
- a CDS encoding sulfite exporter TauE/SafE family protein, with the protein product MVALTVALAVAVGISLGLLGGGGSILTVPLLAYVAGMDAKHAIATSLLVVGVTSAVGAISHARAGRVQWRTALLFGSTSMVGAYSGGQLTRFISGDALLVAFAVIMVVTAIAMLRGRRTPTATAHTGAALLAKTAALGLGLGLVTGTVGAGGGFLVVPALVLLGGLAMPAAVGTSLAVIAMNSFAGLAGYLSVVQIDWATALMVTAAAVVGALIGSRFAAKVNPEVLRKAFGWFVLIMASVILGQQLDPIVGYVGVALTGVVPAFMFACNHIAACPLHGLLARTTAAAGSS
- a CDS encoding HPr family phosphocarrier protein, whose amino-acid sequence is MHTKTVIVGSAIGLHARPAAIISEAAVNAGVPVTLAVDGGEPVDAGSALMIMTLGAGNGAQVTVASEDEAACKAIAELVQQDLDA
- a CDS encoding chloride channel protein, which translates into the protein MASRNVVVGWLRDSPSALVALAVAVGAVTGLGAVGFRYLITFFTRMFTGYDDYSGLGRIPSAHWPGLGIWFLLLTPVIAGAIYGPIVHKFAPEARGHGVPEVMYAVSHKGGRIAPQVSLVKALASALCIGGGGSVGREGPIVQIGSAAGSTIAQILRLDTPRVRLLVACGAAAGISATFNAPLAGPFFAMELILRDFAAQSFGAVVLSSVTADVVGRAMLGNQPFLSLPSFAVHSVSEYFLYAALGVAVGVVGVAFSKILYRVEDLCDWLWRGPEWARPAVGGLLLGGVLLALPQMYGVGYPVLENAVEGRYVIGMLLLLMVGKMFATSLTIGIGGSGGVFAPTLFVGAMAGTAFGTVAHSLFPTLTESAGAYGLIGMGAALAGATRAPITAVVILFELTGEYSIILPLMAAVVMAAGTAHLLSKDTIYTAKLWRRGVDLDKPPAELPDLRAADLAVPAPEPLAVDSSMTAAAKALSQTTFGMLPVVTNDGQYAGCVTAQDVAEALDEADAPTTVSDLVKPVAAIASDADVRRILDALKGRGGSGLPVLDPDRTCLVGWVTYEAVLARLHP